The proteins below come from a single Tachypleus tridentatus isolate NWPU-2018 chromosome 13, ASM421037v1, whole genome shotgun sequence genomic window:
- the LOC143240571 gene encoding uncharacterized protein LOC143240571 — MAYKVVSQNALPSSEMKFGDDDSDEDLEALRLAALLSRKKRPNPSTFESHAQEIPVATIAKKSFYRPHHQYRKFPYHKRHGYLNFFNKPARSNLIVINTVPSEDLSNDNVDTKEATQMNKHNQLTSNLLRPQDRWCPLDEGSSSPQLSDSKGKVPERFSRLESDSESEESESDEDKLSTMDYDTDLLSKSDFECETVLINSRKADEERDDNTGNLEVMKEESSYDTSEVPKSEENDSDTRSSYSLDELDSPFKTTEQDKSISSGDCTPIKKGRMVITEKDELIKDVKESEQMVSPEEEEIRATHTQCLLEKRDSSLGTVEETSKHLLWKSDSSVSGRTSPRVKGKIDEKEIINVPREIEGRETETNIVFSKHVPKKCVHKHKKEHKARKTNRDSKKEMFELLMTKRNCEAMVRKVDKDENEARGSDKISTIDIHNKKKGSYESKVGSNTGASVLDDKDSDSDSEFARFKTFGKASDTSLVKKSRSDMSTHFYAKSHRDKKTGENWINWKCSLSPEKVRNKDQNNSKSSNFKSVLSVVRTVGHKKSSDRTRSSSSPSSSSTNEDHKVNRSVRSDNGSDSSSSTKVRPAMGSKKSVEKKENFRQERMVFLKSLQNIENTKREKKEKENHSSISITVHDGEAKGHGSEEKKRLPVHMRLGLPIKPSLLTGCPRDLIMNS; from the exons TCACAAAATGCTTTGCCATCAAGTGAGATGAAATTTGGTGATGATGACAGTGATGAAGATTTAGAAGCATTACGATTAGCAGCACTGTTGTCAAGAAAGAAAAGGCCAAACCCTTCAACTTTTGAG TCCCATGCTCAGGAAATTCCAGTTGCCACCATTGCAAAAAAATCTTTCTATCGTCCACATCATCAGTACAGGAAATTTCCATATCACAAAAGACATGGATATCTAAAT TTTTTTAACAAGCCAGCTCGGTCAAACCTAATAGTAATCAACACTGTGCCTTCAGAAGATCTTTCTAATGATAACGTGGATACTAAAGAGGCAACTCAGATGAACAAACATAACCAACTTACATCCAACCTGCTCAGACCACAAGACAGGTGGTGTCCTCTTGATGAAGGATCTTCATCTCCCCAGTTGTCAGATTCTAAAGGAAAAG ttccTGAGAGGTTCAGTCGACTGGAATCCGACTCTGAGAGTGAAGAGAGTGAATCAGATGAGGACAAGCTTAGTACAATGGATTATGACACAGATTTACTAAGCAAGTCAGATTTTGAATGTGAAACAGTGTTAATCAATAGCAGAAAGGCAGATGAGGAAAGAGATGATAATACAGGTAACCTTGAGGTAATGAAAGAAGAAAGTTCTTATGATACAAGTGAAGTGCCAAAGAGTGAAGAAAATGACAGTGATACAAGAAGTTCATATTCACTAGATGAACTAGACAGTCCTTTTAAGACAACAGAACAAGACAAATCAATTAGTAGTGGAGATTGTACTCCAATAAAAAAAGGAAGGATGGTAATCACAGAGAAGGATGAGCTAATTAAAGATGTCAAAGAAAGTGAGCAGATGGTTTCTCCGGAAGAAGAAGAAATCAGAGCCACTCATACACAATGTTTACTAGAAAAGAGGGATTCTAGTTTAGGTACAGTGGAAGAAACTTCAAAACATTTACTCTGGAAAAGTGACTCAAGTGTCTCGGGTAGAACTAGCCCTAGAGTTAAAGGTAAAATTGATGAAAAGGAAATCATTAATGTTCCAAGAGAGATAGAAGGTAGAGAAACTGAAACCAACATTGTCTTCAGCAAGCATGTACCTAAGAAATGTGTTCATAAACATAAAAAGGAACACAAGGCAAGAAAAACCAACAGAGATTCtaagaaagaaatgtttgaacTTTTGATGACAAAAAGGAACTGTGAAGCAATGGTCAGAAAGGTGGATAAGGATGAAAATGAAGCTAGAGGTAGTGACAAGATCAGTACCATAGATATTCACAACAAGAAGAAAGGAAGTTATGAGTCTAAAGTAGGCAGCAACACTGGTGCAAGTGTCTTGGATGACAAAGATAGTGACTCTGACAGTGAATTTGCTAGGTTTAAAACATTTGGTAAAGCTTCTGACACTTCTTTAGTTAAGAAATCCAGGAGTGACATGAGCACTCATTTTTATGCAAAATCTCATAGAGATAAAAAAACAGGTGAAAACTGGATAAATTGGAAGTGTTCTCTTTCTCCAGAGAAAGTTAGAAACAAAGACCAGAATAACAGTAAAAGTTCAAACTTTAAATCTGTTTTGAGTGTTGTTCGAACAGTTGGTCATAAAAAGTCATCCGATAGGACCAGAAGTTCAAGTTCTCCAAGTAGTAGCTCTACAAATGAAGATCACAAGGTGAATAGGAGTGTGAGGTCAGATAATGGTAGTGATTCTTCAAGTTCAACCAAGGTGAGACCTGCAATGGGTTCTAAGAAAAGtgttgaaaagaaagaaaattttagacAAGAAAGAATGGTGTTTCTCAAGTCTCTtcaaaacattgaaaatacaaaaagagaaaagaaggaaaaagaaaatcaTAGTAGCATTTCCATTACTGTTCATGATG GAGAAGCGAAAGGCCATGGTTCAGAAGAAAAGAAACGACTGCCTGTTCACATGAGACTAGGACTACCAATTAAGCCTTCTTTACTCACAGGATGTCCTCGCGATCTGATAATGAACAGTTAA